The segment GTCGGCGTCGACCGACAGCACGTCAGCAACTCGGGCGGCGAGTTCCTCCTCTGGCATATCTCCGAGTGTGAGGCGGACCGCCTTTAAAACCGTCCCTTACTGGATGGGAACGGACTGTGGGCGACTCCCAGTGCACCTTCGGCCGAACGCTTATGTTTCAGGTGGTTGCTCTTATCGACATGGATGCGATCCGCTCCCCGCCGATCGAAACGCTGGCGATCGCCTGCAAGCGCTACGGGCCGGGTCGAATGCCCGGGGCCGGCCGGCGCGATATCGGGGCCGGCTACGCTGGGAGCGCCGCTGCGCTCGCCATCGCCATCGGGTTCGCACTCTCGATGGCCGTTCTCCCCACACTCGGTCTGTCGTCCGATTTTGCTCATCCGTTCTGGGGGCTTGCCGCGCTCGTTTCCCTTCCGATCGTTGTCCCGGTCGCATTCGTCGCGAGCGTCTTCGTCTGGCGCGCGCTCCCGAGCGATGTGCCGTACTTCGGCGTCGTGGCTGGATTTCTCGCGACCGTGGTGACGTATCTCGCCTCGCTCGCGATCGTTTTTCTGATCCGATTGCTCTGGTTCTGGTGGACTGGAGCCGAAAGCGTTCTAGTCGATGTCGGTGGTTTCGTCGCGTTGATCGGGCTCTTTGCGACAGTTCTCACCGTCTGGCTGACGATCCCGGTCGGCTGTGTCAGCGGTGCCATCTACGAATACGCTCGCCGGATTTCGTCGGCGTGATGGACACAGCCGTCGCACCCCCTCGAGGGGTCTCAGAACCGTTTTATCGCTTCCCGCGATAGACTTCCCCGATGGAGTTCGCCACCTTCGCTGACCGCGCCGGGACGATCGAAGCCGAACCGGCGGATCTCGAGATCGTCGCGCACGTCGAGACGCTGCTCGAGGAGGCGGGCGACGACGATCTCGAGATCGTGGCTCGGTTCGTTCAGGGACGAGTCTTTCCCGCCTGGAACTCGACGACGCTGGATATCGGGCCCAGTACCTGTTACGAGGCGATCGCTCGCGCTGGCGGAACGAACGTTAGCGCCGACGACGTGGAGGATCGGCTGGCCGAGCTCGGAGAGATCGGGGCCGTAGCCGCGAGCTACGATTTCGGCGGCCAGCAGGGTCTAGACGCGTTCACCGGCGGTGGGGCGGGCGACGGGGACCTCACCGTTCGCGAGGTTCACGGGACGCTCACCGATCTCGCGGCCGCCGAGGGATCAGGCAGTCACGACCGGAAAGTCGATCTCCTGTTCGGCCTGTTCAACCGGTGTTCGAGCGACGAGGCGCGCTATCTCGCTCGACTCGTGCTCTCGGAGATGCGAATCGGCGTCGGTGAAGGCTCGGTCAGGGACGCCATCGCTGACGCGTTCTCCGTGCCCGAAGATCGGGTCGAGCGTGCCCTGCAGGTGTCGAACGACTACGGACGCGTCGCACGGATCGCCCGCGACGAGGGACTCGACGGTCTCGACGCGATCGATCTCGAGGTGGGTCGGCCCGTCCAGGCGATGCTCGCACAGGCGGGAACCGTCACCGACGCGCTCGAGGAGTGGGACGAAGCGGCCGTCGAGTGGAAATACGATGGGGCCAGAATCCAACTCCACCACCAGCCGGCAGCCACCGCGGACGGCACCGATCCGGGGTCAGGAGAAACCAGGGTCTTTTCGCGGAACATGGAGGCGGTCACCGATGCGCTGCCGGAAGTCGTCGAGTACGCCGAGGCGACGCTGTCGGAGTCGGTGATCTTAGACGGCGAGGTCGTCGCGGTCGACGAGGAGGGCGAACCGCTCCCGTTCCAGGACGTTCTCACGCGATTTCGCCGGAAGCACGACGTCGAAAAGGCCCGCGAGGACGTCTCCGTTCGACCGGTGTTTTTCGACTGTCTCCACGCGGACGGTGAGGATCTGCTCGAGAAACCCCTGACCGATCGTCACGATCGGCTCGAGTCCGTCCTGACAGCCGGTTCGGACGCATCAGATCCGGCCGACGTCGAGGGGCTGTCGTTGCTGTGGCTCACCGACGACGCCGACGAGATCGAGTCGATCGACGCCGAAGCGCTCGCGGCCGGCCACGAGGGGATCATGCTCAAAGCGCCCGACTCGAGGTACTCGCCCGGACGCCGCGGCAAGCACTGGCGAAAGCACAAACCCGAGGTCGAGACGCTCGACTGCGTCGTCACCGGAGCCGAGTGGGGCGAGGGGCGACGCGCGACCGTTCTCGGAACGTTCGAACTCTCCGTTCGCGACGGCGACGACCTGGAGACCGTCGGCAAGGTCGCAACCGGGATCACCGACGAGAAACTGACCGAGCTGACAGAGCTGCTCGAGCCCCACATCGTCACCGAAGACGGTCAGACGGTCGATCTCGAGCCGGCGGTCGTCTTCGAGGTCGGCTACGAGGAGATCCAGACCTCACCGACGTACTCCTCGGGCTACGCGCTTCGATTCCCGCGGTTCGTCGGCGTTCGCCACGACAAAGGTTTCGACGACGCGGAGACGCTCGAGCGCGTAGAATCGCTTCGGTCGTGAACCGGCTCGGATGGCTACCGCCGTGATCCGGCTCGGGCGACCATCGTTCCGAACCGAGTCGATCGTTCAGTCGGCCCAAATCGAACGACAGAGGCCGCCTTCGCAACCGGACAAAGGACTCTTTTACCTTGACGAATCCATTTATGTTTCCTGACCCTACAGTGGGATATGAATCGGTTCACGCGACGCGATGTCCTCCTCACGACTGGATCGTTCGGTGCGATCACCGTCAGTGGCTGTCTGAACGATCCGAGTACCGGTGATGGGAACGGAGGTAGCGGCGGAAACGGCGACGGCAACGGTAGCGGGAACGACAACAGTGTCGATAACGGTGACGCCTCCTTCGACACCTTTCAGCTCGGCCCGTCGCTCTCACGGCCGCTGTGGGCCGAACGTGCGGACGATCCTCCCGGATTCGTCACCGTCATCGAAACTGAGCGCGACGAGCCGTGGATGGTCGACGATCCCGACGAGATAGACGGTCTCGAGGAGTGGTACGGAGAGACGGATTTCGACGAGTCGGTGATCGTCTTCGTCGGAACGGTCGGCCCGAACACGTGCTACAGCGAGGTCGACGTCGACGACGTGACGATCTCGACGGTCACGCTCGAGGGCGAGGATTCTCGTCCTGCGATAACTGCGGCGGCCCGTCCCGTGGACACGAGCGACGAGGACGAGGCCTGCGGCGAAGCGGTCACCTACCCGAGCGCATTCGTGCGCGTTACCGGGGACGACCTCCCCTCCGAGGCGCTGTTTACGGTCACGAACGGCTGGGACGAAACCGACGACGTCGACAGCGCGGGCGGGCTGATCGATCCGGCGGAGCTACCGGGATTCGTTCGGCCGCCGCACGATCCCGAAACCGTTCCCGAGGCCCTTTCGTGCGACGAAGACGAGTTCGAGCGACACTGGTCGCCCGACGACGAGATCTCCTGGGGCGAAACGACCGACGACGACGGGAGTCCGAAGCTCTCTCTGCGCGCCGAGAACGCGGAGTACAGCGGCGACGACGCGGCCGAGGCCCTCGAGTTCGGACGCGGAGACGAGATCAGAATCCGGATGCGAAACGTCTCCGATCGGCCGGTAATGACCGGCAACCGGAACAAGTACAATCTCGAGGTCTCGACCGAGGACGGCTGGGCGGACGTCCGCGGTACGACCGACGATGACCCGATCGACTACACCGATGAGGGGGTCGTCCACTCACCGGGCGATGGCTTCGAGTGGACGATCGAACTCACGGAGGCCGGTATCCTCTCGGCCAGCGCCCACGAGGATCGCTTCGAGATCTGCCCGGACCTTCCAGACGGCCGGTACCGATTCGTCTTCAGGGGGACGTCAGGGGACGCCACGCTCGCCGTCGCGTTCGACTACGGCGGAGCGTGATCTCCCCACGTCGCGACAGGTAAGCACCCTTAAGAGCCGCGGGAAACTGGATCTTCGTATGCAACCGCGCGACCTGTCCGATCACGTCGCCTACGAGGCGGGTCGGGGTATCGAAGAAGTCGCCCGTGAGCTCGGGCGCGATCCCACGGAGTTCGTCAAACTTGCCTCGAACGAGAACCCCCACGGTCCCTCGCCGGCCGCCGCCGTCGCCATCCGCGAGACGGCATCGAGCGTGAGTTCGTATCCCAAATCCGCACACGCCGATCTCGTCCGCGCGATCGCTGATCGGTTTGGCGTCGACGACCAGCAGATCTGGCTGGCGAACGGCGGCGACGGTGCCATCGACTACCTCCACCGGGCCACCCTCGAGCCAGGAGACGCTGTTCTCACCCCGACGCCGGGATTCGCTTACTACGGAATGAGCGCCAGGTTTCACCACGGCGACGACCGAGCCTACTCCCTCGAGCGAGCGGACGACTTCGAGCAGACGGCGGCCGGGGTGCTCGAGTCCTTCGACGGCGAGCGAATCGTTTGGGTGACGAGTCCGCACAATCCGACGGGGACCACCATGGCGCTGGCGGAGATCGAACGGCTTGCCGAGGAAACGCCCGCGGAGACGCTCGTCGTCGTCGACGAAGCGTACGGCGAGTTCGCGGACCGCGACAGCGCCGTTGCGCTGATCGAGGGACGGGCGGGATACGACGCTCGGGACGACGTCGCCGTCTTGCGAACCTTCTCGAAGGCGTACGGACTAGCCGGCCTTCGACTCGGCTACGCGATCGTTCCGGAGGAGTGGGCCGAGGCGTATACGCGCGTGAACACTCCGTTCGCGGCGAGCGAACTCGCCTGCCGGGCCGGTCTGGCCGCGATCGACGACGACGAGCACGTCGAGCGAACCGTCGAGACGGCGCGGAACTCCCGCGACGCGATGTGCGATCGGCTCGACGCCCACGTCTGGCCGAGCGAGGGGAACTTCGTCCTCGTCGACGTCGGGAACGCGACGGCCGTCTCAGAAGCGCTCCGAGAACGCGGCGTCATCGTCAGGAATTGCTCGAGTTTCGGCCTTCCCGACTGTCTCCGGATCACTTGCGGAACCGAGGAAGAAACCGAGCTGGCGATCGAAACGACAAACGATGTCCTCGCTGATCGAGCCGCCGGGACGGGAACGCGACTGGGGGTCACCGACGAATGAGGATCGCCGTCACCGGAACGCCCGGAACCGGGAAGACGACCGCGACCGATCTGCTCGAGTCGCGGTTGGATATCGTCCACCTCAACGAGATCCTCGAGTCGGAGGAACTCTACACCGAGGTCGACGCCGAGCGTGAGAGCAAGGTCGCTGATCTCAATGGGCTTTCCGACTGGCTCGACGGCCGCGACGACGCGATGATCGAGTCACACCTCGCACACCGCTTCGAGGTCGACCGAGTCGTCGTGCTCCGGTGTGAACCCGAATCGCTCGAGGATCGACTACTCGAGCGTGGCGAATCCCGCGCGAAAGCGAGAGAGAACGCGGAGAGCGAGGCACTCGACGTGATCCTCGCGGAGGCCGTCGAAGAACACGGCCTGGAGTCGGTGTACGAGGTCGACACGACCGATCTCGAGCCGGAGACGGTCGCGGACGAACTCGAAGCCGTCGTCGCGGGTGACCGAGAGCCAGGTGCAGGTGAGGTGGAGTTCGTGGGGTATCTCCAGTGACGCTCGATCAGCTTCGTCCGTACGTCTCTCGGTTTCTCGATCCGTTCGTCGAGGGTTTCGATCGGATCGGAATGACTCCCGACGGCGTCAGCGTGCTCGCGTTCGGGATGGCGATTTTAGCCGCCGTCGCGTTCGTTCTCGGCGGGCGCGCGGACCCGATCTGGTACGTCGGTGCTGCGGCGTTAGTCTTTCTCAACGGCTGGCTCGACGTAATCGACGGCGCGCTCGCGCGCGAACAGGACGTCGCTTCCGCCGGTGGCGACCTCCTCGATCACGTCCTCGACCGCTATGCGGACATCGTCATCATCGGTGGTCTGGCCGCGGGAGTCGAGAGTTACTTCCTCGGATTCCTCGCCGTTACCGGCGTCGTCATGACGTCGTATCTGGGAACCCAGGCACAGGCTGTCGGTCTCGAGCGCGTCTACGGCGGACTCGTTGGCAGAGCGGATCGACTGGCAATCATCGGCTTCGTCGGATTTCTCGCCTATCCGATCGAGGGAACCTACGGCGGTCTCACGCTCGTCGGCTGGCTGCTGGTCTTTCTCGCCGTCGTCGGTCATCTGACTGCCCTACAGCGGTTTTTCTACTCCTGGACGGCCCTCGAGTGACGGATTCGTGACGGGTGTCTCGCCGCATCCTTTATCACTCGCCACGATATAGGTGCGGACATGGTTCAGTGCGAGATGTGTGGCGCCGAGACGTCGTCTCCGAAGACTATCAAGGTCGAGGGTGCGAAACTCGACGTGTGTTCGAACTGCACCGACTTCGGCACTGAAGTCAAACAGCCCACCAGTTCGACCGCGTCGACGAAGTACTCGACGGGATCGAGCTCCGGGGAGAGTTCGGGCACGTCGAACAGTCAGTCCGCTTCCTCCTCGAGTTCGGGCGGCTCGAGTTCTCGCCGGAAAGATATGTTCGACGACATGGACGAACTCGTCACGGACTACGACGATCGCGTCCGAAACGCTCGTGAAAAAAAGGGAATCAGCCAGTCGGATCTCGCGAACGAACTCAACGAGAAGGCGAGTCTGATTCGTAAGATCGAGCGCGGCGATACGCTTCCGAGCGATCGCGTACAGTCGAAGATAGAGCGGTTCCTCGAAATCGATCTCAGTGCGGAGGGGGGTTCAGCCGACGATGCGGAGTGGTCGGGCGGATCGTCCTCGGGGAGTTACACGCTCGGTGACGTCGTCAAGCGAAAGGATTGACGACCGTCGAGCGTCTCGAAACCGTCGTCGGTGACTCGCAAGCTATTTCTTCGATGCGAATCCGATCTCTGGTATGTTCATCCTCGTCAATCTGAAGACGTACCCGTGTGATCCGGTCGCAGTCGCTGAAGCCGTTCGCGACGTCGACGAATCCACCGACGCCCGCATCGGCGTTGCGCCGCAGGCGACTCACCTCGAGCGCGTCGCTGAGACGGGAGCCGAGACGTGGGCCCAGCACGTCGATCCGATCGAGTACGGCAGCAACACCGGACACACGCTCGCGGAATCCGTCGCCGATGCCGGCGCGGTCGGCACGCTGATCAATCACTCGGAGCATCGACTCAAACTGGCAGATATCGACGGTGCAGTTCGGGCAGCATCGCGAACGGATCTCGAGACCGTCGTCTGTGCGAACAACCCCGCCCAGGTCGGTGCCGCAGCCGCGCTCGGTCCGGATGCGGTCGCCGTCGAGCCACCGGAGCTCATCGGGACCGGAACGCCGGTCAGTCAGGCCGATCCCGAAGTCGTCGAAGGAGCGGTCGGGGCCGCTGCGAGCGTCGATATCGACGTCTCAGTTCTCTGCGGTGCGGGAATCAGCACAGGCGACGACGTCGTCTCCGCCCGCGACCTCGGCTCCGAAGGCGTTCTCCTCGCAAGCGGCGTGGCCAAGGCGGACGATCCACGGACCGCACTCGAGGATCTCGTCGACCCCCTCTGAAGTCACCGATCCGGGCGACCGGCCGTCGGGAGATACGACTTTTTGTCTCGCGACCGAAGACGTTAGTATGAGCGACCTCGCCGCCGCGGGCGTGACACTCGAGAACCGACTCATGAGCCACGGTATCTACGTAATCGACTTCGAACGGGACGAACGAACGGTCTCGATCGAGTACGAAGTCGTCGCCAGCGCGCCGGCGGTGACGACGGACGAAGTCGGCGCCGTCGTTCGAACGCTACTGACCGTCGCAGACGAGCGCGAGTGGGCACCGGGTCGACTCGAGGCGACCTCCCGAACGACGGACGGCGACGTTCGAGGTCACTGGCACGTCGAGAAGGAGTGGTTCGATCGACTGTCCAGCGATCTCACCGAACTCGAATTTTCGAACCTCGTTCTCGGAACGATCACGGACGATCCGATTGAAGAGTAGTTAGATTAATGCGCATTGGCGAGAGTATTTTCTGCGATCGACATCATGACCGGAGAACAGGTGTACGTTTCGCACGCACCCGGCGACCTCGAGTTCGTTCAGGAGCTGCTTTCGACGGTTCGAAACTTCCCGTTCGGTATT is part of the Natrarchaeobius halalkaliphilus genome and harbors:
- the ligA gene encoding ATP-dependent DNA ligase LigA translates to MEFATFADRAGTIEAEPADLEIVAHVETLLEEAGDDDLEIVARFVQGRVFPAWNSTTLDIGPSTCYEAIARAGGTNVSADDVEDRLAELGEIGAVAASYDFGGQQGLDAFTGGGAGDGDLTVREVHGTLTDLAAAEGSGSHDRKVDLLFGLFNRCSSDEARYLARLVLSEMRIGVGEGSVRDAIADAFSVPEDRVERALQVSNDYGRVARIARDEGLDGLDAIDLEVGRPVQAMLAQAGTVTDALEEWDEAAVEWKYDGARIQLHHQPAATADGTDPGSGETRVFSRNMEAVTDALPEVVEYAEATLSESVILDGEVVAVDEEGEPLPFQDVLTRFRRKHDVEKAREDVSVRPVFFDCLHADGEDLLEKPLTDRHDRLESVLTAGSDASDPADVEGLSLLWLTDDADEIESIDAEALAAGHEGIMLKAPDSRYSPGRRGKHWRKHKPEVETLDCVVTGAEWGEGRRATVLGTFELSVRDGDDLETVGKVATGITDEKLTELTELLEPHIVTEDGQTVDLEPAVVFEVGYEEIQTSPTYSSGYALRFPRFVGVRHDKGFDDAETLERVESLRS
- the hisC gene encoding histidinol-phosphate transaminase produces the protein MQPRDLSDHVAYEAGRGIEEVARELGRDPTEFVKLASNENPHGPSPAAAVAIRETASSVSSYPKSAHADLVRAIADRFGVDDQQIWLANGGDGAIDYLHRATLEPGDAVLTPTPGFAYYGMSARFHHGDDRAYSLERADDFEQTAAGVLESFDGERIVWVTSPHNPTGTTMALAEIERLAEETPAETLVVVDEAYGEFADRDSAVALIEGRAGYDARDDVAVLRTFSKAYGLAGLRLGYAIVPEEWAEAYTRVNTPFAASELACRAGLAAIDDDEHVERTVETARNSRDAMCDRLDAHVWPSEGNFVLVDVGNATAVSEALRERGVIVRNCSSFGLPDCLRITCGTEEETELAIETTNDVLADRAAGTGTRLGVTDE
- a CDS encoding adenylate kinase family protein; protein product: MRIAVTGTPGTGKTTATDLLESRLDIVHLNEILESEELYTEVDAERESKVADLNGLSDWLDGRDDAMIESHLAHRFEVDRVVVLRCEPESLEDRLLERGESRAKARENAESEALDVILAEAVEEHGLESVYEVDTTDLEPETVADELEAVVAGDREPGAGEVEFVGYLQ
- a CDS encoding CDP-alcohol phosphatidyltransferase family protein; translated protein: MTLDQLRPYVSRFLDPFVEGFDRIGMTPDGVSVLAFGMAILAAVAFVLGGRADPIWYVGAAALVFLNGWLDVIDGALAREQDVASAGGDLLDHVLDRYADIVIIGGLAAGVESYFLGFLAVTGVVMTSYLGTQAQAVGLERVYGGLVGRADRLAIIGFVGFLAYPIEGTYGGLTLVGWLLVFLAVVGHLTALQRFFYSWTALE
- a CDS encoding multiprotein bridging factor aMBF1 produces the protein MGADMVQCEMCGAETSSPKTIKVEGAKLDVCSNCTDFGTEVKQPTSSTASTKYSTGSSSGESSGTSNSQSASSSSSGGSSSRRKDMFDDMDELVTDYDDRVRNAREKKGISQSDLANELNEKASLIRKIERGDTLPSDRVQSKIERFLEIDLSAEGGSADDAEWSGGSSSGSYTLGDVVKRKD
- the tpiA gene encoding triose-phosphate isomerase, whose translation is MFILVNLKTYPCDPVAVAEAVRDVDESTDARIGVAPQATHLERVAETGAETWAQHVDPIEYGSNTGHTLAESVADAGAVGTLINHSEHRLKLADIDGAVRAASRTDLETVVCANNPAQVGAAAALGPDAVAVEPPELIGTGTPVSQADPEVVEGAVGAAASVDIDVSVLCGAGISTGDDVVSARDLGSEGVLLASGVAKADDPRTALEDLVDPL